From the genome of Streptomyces sp. NBC_01341, one region includes:
- a CDS encoding ATP-binding protein — protein MTKDTSLRAVGWAQSFPISQGVRAGRHWTREHLASLDWTKDAPETVDAILLSVSELITNAHVHAHSDAQLVLTWDSRCLHVSVHDSDPLPPSQRPEDVTTTGGRGMAIIDALADGWATHPQATGKTVTACFVPPGAPKPRHSETIG, from the coding sequence ATGACGAAAGACACGTCGCTGCGTGCGGTGGGATGGGCGCAGTCGTTCCCGATCTCGCAGGGGGTACGGGCCGGCCGCCACTGGACGCGGGAGCACCTCGCGTCCCTGGACTGGACAAAGGACGCCCCCGAGACCGTGGACGCGATCCTGCTCAGTGTTTCCGAACTGATCACCAACGCCCACGTGCACGCGCACAGCGACGCGCAGCTGGTCCTCACCTGGGACAGCCGGTGCCTCCACGTGAGTGTCCATGACTCCGATCCCCTGCCCCCCTCCCAGCGGCCCGAGGACGTCACCACCACGGGCGGGCGCGGGATGGCCATCATCGATGCGCTCGCCGACGGATGGGCCACGCATCCCCAGGCGACGGGCAAGACCGTCACCGCGTGCTTCGTGCCTCCGGGTGCTCCGAAGCCCCGGCACAGCGAGACCATCGGCTGA
- a CDS encoding alpha/beta fold hydrolase, translating into METYTLETAGADLVYDVRGPLPTDGGRPPLLMIGQPMDATGFAPLAARFPDRTVITYDPRGLGRSVRKDGRADHTPEVQAEDVHAVIEALGTGPVEMFASSGGAVTALALVTRYPGDVTTLVAHEPPLITLTPDGPAAVRARARVRDVYEEQGWGAAMAAFVAMTSWEGEFTDAYFTRPDTDPAAFGMPTEDDGTRHDPLLSDRSWEISGYRPDAGALTTASTRVVIAVGEESTGLQTGRASVATAELLDRGVTTFPGHHGGFLDGEFGYAGRPDEFAHRLREVLNGAS; encoded by the coding sequence ATGGAGACCTACACCCTCGAGACAGCGGGCGCGGACCTCGTCTACGACGTCCGCGGGCCATTGCCGACCGATGGCGGGCGACCGCCGTTGCTCATGATCGGGCAGCCCATGGACGCCACAGGGTTCGCCCCGCTCGCAGCGCGCTTCCCCGACCGGACCGTCATCACCTACGATCCGCGCGGGCTCGGTCGCAGCGTCCGCAAGGACGGACGGGCCGACCACACGCCCGAAGTCCAGGCCGAGGACGTACACGCCGTCATCGAGGCGCTCGGGACCGGCCCGGTCGAGATGTTCGCCAGCAGCGGAGGCGCGGTCACGGCGCTCGCTCTCGTGACTCGCTACCCCGGCGACGTGACCACTCTGGTCGCGCACGAGCCGCCGCTCATCACCCTGACTCCGGACGGCCCGGCAGCCGTGCGGGCGCGGGCCCGGGTGCGGGACGTGTACGAAGAGCAGGGGTGGGGGGCCGCAATGGCGGCCTTCGTGGCCATGACCTCGTGGGAGGGCGAATTCACCGACGCGTACTTCACACGGCCCGATACCGATCCTGCCGCCTTCGGAATGCCCACCGAGGACGACGGCACGCGCCATGATCCGCTGCTGTCCGACCGGTCATGGGAGATCAGCGGCTATCGGCCTGACGCCGGTGCGCTCACCACGGCATCGACGCGTGTGGTGATCGCTGTCGGTGAGGAGTCCACGGGCTTGCAGACCGGCCGCGCCTCCGTTGCGACGGCCGAGCTGCTCGACCGGGGGGTGACGACATTTCCTGGTCATCACGGTGGTTTCCTCGACGGAGAATTCGGCTACGCGGGCAGGCCGGACGAATTCGCGCACCGGCTGCGCGAGGTGCTGAACGGCGCCTCGTAG
- a CDS encoding lysophospholipid acyltransferase family protein translates to MPRDTDHAYTVWLRLAAAIVKPVLFPLVSRRWRGLQHIPATGGFITAVNHISYIDPLTYGHFQYNSGRPPRLLAKASLFTIPFVGMMLRKTGQIPVHRGTADAATALRDAVEAVNKGECVAIYPEGTVTRDPGLWPMAGKSGAARIALTTGAPVIPVAQWGAHRIAPPYARGGRGNRRLSLAPRRRVDIVAGPPVDLSRYEGKALTQEVLREATEDIMAAITGLLADIRGEEPPHGPRRARRPVSEQAH, encoded by the coding sequence GTGCCCCGCGACACCGACCACGCCTACACCGTCTGGCTTCGACTGGCGGCGGCCATAGTGAAACCTGTGCTCTTCCCCCTCGTGTCCCGCCGCTGGCGCGGCCTCCAGCACATTCCTGCCACCGGTGGCTTCATCACCGCCGTCAACCACATCTCGTACATCGACCCGCTCACCTACGGGCACTTCCAGTACAACAGCGGCCGGCCTCCCCGGCTGCTCGCGAAGGCATCCCTCTTCACCATCCCCTTCGTCGGCATGATGCTGCGCAAGACCGGCCAGATCCCGGTGCACCGCGGGACCGCGGACGCGGCGACCGCGCTGCGCGACGCGGTGGAAGCGGTCAACAAGGGGGAGTGCGTGGCGATCTACCCCGAGGGAACCGTCACCCGTGACCCCGGGCTGTGGCCGATGGCCGGCAAGTCCGGAGCCGCACGCATAGCCCTCACGACCGGTGCGCCCGTCATACCCGTCGCACAGTGGGGTGCCCATCGCATCGCGCCGCCCTATGCGCGCGGAGGGCGCGGGAACAGGCGACTGAGCCTGGCTCCTCGCCGACGCGTCGACATCGTCGCCGGACCGCCCGTGGACCTCAGCAGGTACGAGGGCAAGGCGCTCACCCAGGAAGTACTGCGAGAGGCGACCGAGGACATCATGGCTGCGATCACCGGGCTTCTCGCCGACATCCGCGGCGAGGAGCCCCCGCACGGACCGCGGCGCGCGCGCCGTCCCGTTTCCGAACAGGCCCATTGA
- a CDS encoding N-acetylmuramoyl-L-alanine amidase: protein MHKRQKRLRLPVVIAAGVLAAGGLAATVQFSASADPQTDSAATSRQQEFTSAAEEFHVPVSVLLGLAYQESAWDAHGGQHSTSGGFGPMHLTDVTPAMMAAGGAGGTGRDDLASMASNPALHTLQAAAKLIGQSPDSLRKDSAANIRGGAALLASYQKDVAGSTSADADKWYGAVARYSQSTQRRGAVAFADRVFGTVRKGASHVTQDGQRVRLAATPSVDPSETQVDRLHLKSSAAADIECPPAVQCTFVPGSPAGVQVSNRPANGIRIDSIVIHDLESTYDAGVNGLASPTNPAATHYVMRSSDGAVTQMVPTTNIAFHAGNYSTNMHSIGIEHEGYAAQGATWYTEAQYEATATLVKYLAARFDIPLDRQHIIGHDNVPGPADKYVSGMHWDPGNGWDWGHFMALLGHGYSGLHTTPTVGAVVTIDPGFAGNVQNVRVCPGDDPSDSSSTTCTDKQQESNFVYLRKAPDAGAPLFGDQSIHGQDGDGTNRINDWGSTAQSGQQFVVADVQGDWTAIWFSGAKVWFHNPDGKNAKITYGVKMIRPSGSASVAVYGQSYPDAAEYPAGLSPSTQSALSMYSVPAGQAYVATQAPALTDDYFKSSGTVVFGKKKMYTIQYNHRVALVYENGVTATPVTQHWENRGN from the coding sequence TTGCACAAGAGGCAAAAAAGGCTGCGGCTCCCCGTCGTGATCGCGGCGGGCGTCCTCGCCGCAGGCGGCCTGGCAGCCACAGTGCAGTTCAGCGCGTCGGCCGACCCCCAGACCGACTCCGCAGCCACCTCTCGGCAGCAGGAATTCACCTCGGCCGCCGAGGAGTTCCACGTACCCGTCAGCGTCCTGCTCGGCCTCGCCTACCAGGAGTCGGCATGGGACGCCCACGGGGGGCAGCACAGCACCAGCGGCGGCTTCGGCCCCATGCACCTCACCGATGTCACCCCGGCCATGATGGCCGCGGGAGGGGCGGGCGGCACCGGACGTGACGACCTCGCGTCGATGGCCTCGAATCCCGCACTTCACACACTGCAGGCCGCCGCGAAGCTGATCGGCCAGTCGCCGGACAGCCTGCGCAAGGACTCCGCCGCGAACATCCGTGGTGGCGCGGCGCTCCTCGCCTCGTACCAGAAGGATGTGGCCGGCAGCACGTCGGCGGACGCCGACAAGTGGTACGGCGCCGTGGCCCGCTACAGCCAGTCGACGCAGCGGCGAGGCGCGGTGGCATTCGCCGACCGCGTCTTCGGCACCGTGCGCAAGGGCGCCTCCCACGTGACACAGGACGGACAGCGCGTCCGCCTCGCCGCCACGCCCTCGGTCGACCCCTCAGAGACCCAGGTGGACCGCCTGCACCTGAAGTCGTCGGCCGCTGCGGACATCGAGTGCCCGCCGGCCGTCCAGTGCACGTTCGTGCCGGGGTCCCCGGCGGGGGTGCAGGTGTCCAACCGGCCCGCGAACGGCATCCGGATCGACAGCATCGTCATCCACGACCTGGAGAGCACCTACGACGCCGGAGTCAACGGCCTGGCCTCTCCGACCAACCCCGCGGCCACCCATTACGTGATGCGGTCGTCGGACGGCGCGGTGACCCAGATGGTGCCCACCACGAACATCGCCTTCCACGCAGGCAACTACTCGACGAACATGCACTCCATCGGCATCGAGCACGAGGGGTACGCCGCTCAGGGCGCCACGTGGTACACGGAGGCGCAGTACGAGGCCACTGCCACCCTCGTGAAGTACCTGGCGGCGCGGTTCGACATACCGCTGGACCGTCAGCACATCATCGGCCATGACAACGTTCCCGGTCCGGCCGACAAGTACGTGTCCGGCATGCACTGGGACCCGGGCAACGGCTGGGACTGGGGCCACTTCATGGCGCTGCTCGGCCATGGCTACAGCGGGCTGCACACGACCCCCACCGTGGGCGCGGTCGTCACCATCGACCCCGGCTTCGCCGGCAACGTGCAGAATGTCCGCGTCTGCCCCGGGGACGACCCGAGCGACTCGTCGTCGACGACCTGCACGGACAAGCAGCAGGAGTCGAACTTCGTCTATCTGCGCAAGGCTCCCGACGCCGGCGCTCCGCTCTTCGGCGACCAGTCGATCCACGGGCAGGACGGTGACGGCACGAATCGCATCAACGACTGGGGCAGCACCGCTCAGTCCGGACAGCAGTTCGTCGTCGCCGATGTCCAGGGCGACTGGACGGCCATCTGGTTCAGCGGCGCGAAGGTCTGGTTCCACAACCCCGACGGAAAGAACGCCAAGATCACCTACGGCGTGAAGATGATCCGTCCGTCGGGTTCCGCCTCGGTGGCCGTCTACGGCCAGAGCTACCCGGACGCCGCGGAGTACCCGGCGGGCCTGAGCCCGTCGACGCAGTCCGCGCTCAGCATGTACAGCGTCCCGGCGGGGCAGGCGTACGTCGCCACTCAGGCTCCGGCGCTCACGGACGACTACTTCAAGAGCAGCGGAACGGTCGTCTTCGGCAAGAAGAAGATGTACACCATCCAGTACAACCACCGCGTCGCACTGGTCTACGAGAACGGCGTCACGGCGACCCCGGTGACCCAGCACTGGGAGAACCGCGGGAACTGA
- a CDS encoding LLM class flavin-dependent oxidoreductase: MTTSVPLSILDLAYINAGETAADSFRASVDLAQHAETWGFRRIWYAEHHNMSIVGSAAPAVLIAHIAAQTRTIRLGAGGVMLPNHAPLSVAEQFGTLETLHPGRIDLGLGRAPGGDMQTMRALRRDPRSGDTFPDDVVELRGFLSGETLVPGVEATPGKGSGVPLYILGSSLFGAGLAAALGLPFAFASHFAPGALLDAADLYRREFRPSAQLDEPYLMAGVNVVAADTGREAQDHFLAAKRRRVIQLLGRAGVDVPAHAAATVLETPVGKQVLGQVEQELNYSAVGTPAEVRDYLDRFTAAIQADELITTSLPVDRRAWLRSAELLADASGLRDA, translated from the coding sequence ATGACCACGTCCGTCCCCCTCTCCATCCTGGACCTGGCGTACATCAATGCCGGCGAGACGGCAGCCGACAGTTTCCGGGCCAGCGTGGACCTGGCACAGCACGCGGAGACGTGGGGGTTCCGGCGCATCTGGTACGCGGAGCATCACAACATGTCCATCGTGGGCTCCGCCGCTCCCGCCGTACTCATAGCCCACATCGCGGCGCAGACGCGGACCATCCGCCTGGGGGCCGGCGGCGTCATGCTCCCCAACCACGCTCCTCTGTCCGTCGCGGAACAGTTCGGGACGCTCGAGACACTCCATCCGGGGCGTATCGATCTCGGTCTTGGGCGCGCCCCGGGCGGCGACATGCAGACCATGCGCGCCCTGCGACGCGACCCGCGGTCCGGTGACACCTTCCCCGACGACGTGGTCGAACTGCGCGGATTCCTGAGCGGCGAGACCCTGGTCCCTGGTGTCGAGGCCACACCGGGCAAGGGCTCCGGTGTCCCCCTGTACATTCTCGGTTCGTCTCTCTTCGGGGCGGGTCTGGCGGCGGCACTCGGACTTCCCTTCGCCTTCGCCTCCCACTTCGCACCGGGCGCGCTGCTGGACGCGGCCGACCTGTACCGGCGCGAGTTCCGGCCCTCGGCGCAGCTGGACGAGCCGTACCTCATGGCCGGCGTGAACGTCGTCGCGGCGGACACCGGGCGGGAGGCCCAGGACCACTTCCTGGCCGCCAAGCGTCGCAGGGTGATCCAGTTGCTGGGGCGTGCCGGGGTCGACGTGCCCGCACACGCGGCGGCAACAGTCCTCGAGACACCGGTCGGCAAGCAGGTCCTCGGGCAGGTCGAGCAGGAGCTGAACTACTCCGCCGTCGGAACCCCGGCCGAGGTCCGCGACTACCTCGACCGCTTCACCGCCGCGATCCAGGCGGACGAGCTGATCACCACCTCGCTGCCGGTCGACCGGCGGGCGTGGCTGCGGTCCGCGGAACTGCTGGCGGATGCCAGCGGACTGCGTGACGCCTGA
- the fabV gene encoding enoyl-[acyl-carrier-protein] reductase FabV, with protein MSDRVIAPKNRGFLFLDSHPSGCRRLVDEMWQAVPGPVAAGGEGPVALIIGSSAGYGLAATIAGLARVGIRGIGVCFEKAPARRTGTAGWYRTAATARLAQQHGRDMVFLNGDAFSDTMKEQVATLLAERFGGRLDFLIYSVAAPRRTDPDTGHVHASVLKPIGPPCTTKTLVFDDDGAPEVKDVTTPPAEGDDIEQTVAVMGGTDWERWIAYLGDRSLLADGFATAALSYIGSPLTAGIYRQGTIGAAKSHLEATARALDERLGKTLGGRAVTSVNAAAVTQSSTAIPGIALYIGLLRGVLGDAMVSPTGQLVELWDQLTGARPLVLDEEGRIRLDTWELDPAVQSAVAARWGAATSDTISELADLDWFRDEVRRLYGFSVPGVDYTAAVDTEAPWPTASN; from the coding sequence GTGAGCGACCGCGTCATCGCACCCAAGAACCGGGGCTTCCTGTTCCTCGACTCCCACCCCAGCGGCTGCCGGCGGCTGGTGGACGAGATGTGGCAGGCCGTCCCCGGCCCGGTCGCCGCCGGAGGCGAAGGACCGGTGGCCCTGATCATCGGCTCGTCCGCAGGATACGGCCTGGCCGCCACGATCGCGGGCCTGGCCCGTGTAGGCATCCGTGGTATCGGCGTGTGCTTCGAGAAGGCACCCGCGCGGCGCACCGGTACGGCCGGCTGGTACCGCACAGCGGCTACCGCCCGGCTCGCGCAACAGCACGGGCGGGACATGGTCTTCCTCAACGGAGACGCGTTCAGCGACACGATGAAGGAGCAGGTTGCCACTCTTCTGGCCGAGCGCTTCGGGGGGCGGCTCGACTTCCTGATCTACTCGGTGGCCGCTCCCCGCCGCACCGACCCGGACACCGGCCACGTCCATGCCTCGGTCCTCAAGCCGATCGGCCCACCCTGCACCACCAAGACCCTCGTCTTCGACGACGACGGCGCCCCGGAGGTGAAGGACGTCACCACCCCGCCGGCCGAGGGCGACGACATCGAGCAGACGGTGGCGGTGATGGGCGGCACCGACTGGGAGCGGTGGATCGCGTACCTGGGCGACCGGTCCCTGCTCGCCGATGGCTTCGCGACAGCCGCCCTGTCCTACATCGGTTCGCCGCTCACCGCGGGGATCTACCGACAGGGCACCATCGGCGCCGCGAAGTCCCATCTGGAAGCCACCGCACGCGCGTTGGACGAACGTCTGGGCAAGACCCTGGGAGGCCGGGCCGTGACCTCGGTCAACGCCGCTGCTGTCACCCAGTCCTCCACCGCCATCCCCGGCATCGCCCTGTACATCGGGCTGCTCCGGGGGGTCCTCGGCGACGCCATGGTTTCACCGACCGGCCAACTGGTGGAGCTCTGGGATCAGCTGACGGGCGCCAGGCCTCTCGTCCTCGACGAAGAGGGCCGGATCCGCCTCGACACCTGGGAACTCGATCCGGCCGTTCAGAGCGCCGTCGCCGCTCGTTGGGGCGCAGCCACCAGCGACACCATCTCGGAGCTCGCCGACCTCGACTGGTTCAGAGACGAGGTTCGCCGCCTGTACGGGTTCTCCGTCCCGGGCGTCGACTACACCGCCGCTGTCGACACCGAGGCCCCGTGGCCCACTGCGAGCAACTGA
- a CDS encoding septum formation family protein produces MSLGVTSRSLRGISVVVALLAIGASGCSDGADEDGANKHAVSSLATGDCYNLDGKSGGSDEPAVQAVPCEEPHLGQVVDEFTIDDEKSFPGDDAVAVIADGRCPAAAQKFAPDPWALPQGVDVFYYHPSKTSWAAGDRAVSCAYTSASGTFSGSLKSDPLDADQLAYLKGSAAVYDALWAHQPEGEKAADDLPGYKVQARAVAAALDTHIQTLRGIEQPETGKLRARLEEAAAEWKTAASAGDAGTFQTAYDAAFAGIDPSKSIAARKELKLATTVPADEAEGWAG; encoded by the coding sequence ATGTCTTTGGGTGTCACGTCCCGTTCCCTGCGCGGTATATCCGTCGTCGTCGCACTTCTCGCCATCGGCGCATCGGGCTGCTCCGATGGCGCTGACGAGGACGGCGCGAACAAGCACGCGGTCTCTTCCCTCGCCACCGGTGACTGTTACAACCTGGACGGCAAGTCCGGCGGTTCCGACGAACCCGCGGTACAGGCCGTGCCGTGCGAGGAGCCGCACCTGGGGCAGGTCGTCGACGAGTTCACGATCGACGACGAGAAGTCCTTCCCCGGGGACGACGCGGTCGCGGTGATCGCCGACGGACGGTGTCCGGCCGCGGCACAGAAGTTCGCTCCGGACCCCTGGGCGCTGCCCCAGGGGGTCGACGTCTTCTACTACCACCCCTCGAAGACGAGCTGGGCGGCAGGTGACCGCGCCGTGAGCTGTGCCTACACCAGCGCATCGGGCACGTTCTCGGGCTCGCTGAAGAGCGACCCTCTGGACGCCGACCAGCTCGCCTACCTCAAGGGTTCGGCCGCCGTCTACGACGCCCTGTGGGCCCACCAGCCCGAGGGGGAGAAGGCTGCGGACGATCTCCCCGGATACAAGGTGCAGGCCAGGGCCGTGGCAGCGGCGCTCGACACGCACATCCAGACGTTGCGGGGCATCGAACAGCCGGAGACCGGCAAGCTGCGTGCACGCTTGGAGGAGGCCGCCGCCGAGTGGAAGACGGCGGCGTCGGCCGGCGACGCCGGCACGTTCCAGACCGCCTACGACGCGGCGTTCGCCGGTATCGACCCCAGCAAGTCGATCGCCGCTCGCAAGGAACTGAAGCTCGCCACGACGGTTCCGGCCGACGAGGCCGAGGGCTGGGCCGGCTGA
- a CDS encoding discoidin domain-containing protein — MNQPGAHVSRPPSTHALSRRRNATSLAMLGALLASSLTLVPSSPAQAAEALLSQGKPATASSQEGDGYSASAAVDGNLTGTRWSSERRDGEWIQVDLGASKSLSRVVLTWESAFGKNYEIQASDNGTDWRTLKTVTGGDGGTDEVAVSGSGQYVRMQGVTRAGGYGYSLWEFQVYGSEGTTTPPQGGAVKVTGSQGNWQLTVGGQPYTVKGLTWGPSVADAPRYLPDVKSMGVNTIRTWGTDGSTKPLLDTAAAQGIRVINGFWLQPGGGPGAGGCVNYVTDATYKSNMLTEFAKWVDAYRTHPATLMWNVGNESVLGLQNCYSGTELEAQRNAYTSFVNDVAKKIHTIDPDHPVTSTDAWTGAWPYYKRNAPDLDLYSMNSYGNLCKVRQDWTDGGYTKPYIITETGPAGEWEVPDDANGIPDEPTDVQKADGYTKAWGCITGHQGVALGATMFHYGVEHDFGGIWFNLVPDGLKRLSYYAVKKAYAGSTAGNNTPPVITNMAVTPATAAPAGREFTVRADIRDPDGDPVTPRIFLSGNYADGDKRLVEAQWRSTGNGTFAVTAPDKLGVWKVYIQAEDGHGNAGIETKSVKVVAPPVAGTNVALNRPTTASSYQTQYGDCPCAPALATDGNATTRWASDWSDPQWIQVDLGAAKAIRTLQLVWDPAYAKSYEVQVSDDATTWRPVYSTTVGDGDIDTINLSATARHVRLQLTARGTGWGYSLHEFGVYS, encoded by the coding sequence ATGAATCAGCCAGGAGCACACGTGTCAAGACCTCCCTCCACCCACGCTCTCTCCCGTCGGCGCAACGCGACATCGCTCGCGATGCTGGGCGCTCTCCTGGCGTCCTCGCTGACCCTTGTCCCGTCCTCGCCTGCACAGGCGGCGGAGGCGCTGCTCTCCCAGGGCAAGCCGGCCACGGCCTCCTCGCAGGAAGGCGACGGCTACAGCGCGTCAGCCGCCGTCGACGGCAACCTGACCGGCACCCGCTGGTCCAGCGAGCGCCGTGACGGCGAATGGATCCAGGTCGACCTCGGGGCGAGCAAGAGCCTGAGCCGGGTCGTCCTGACCTGGGAGAGCGCCTTCGGCAAGAACTACGAGATCCAGGCGTCCGACAACGGCACCGACTGGCGCACCCTGAAGACGGTCACCGGCGGCGACGGCGGCACGGACGAAGTCGCCGTATCCGGTTCGGGCCAGTACGTCCGTATGCAGGGCGTCACACGCGCCGGCGGCTACGGGTACTCCCTGTGGGAATTCCAGGTATACGGCAGCGAGGGCACCACCACCCCGCCCCAGGGTGGCGCCGTCAAGGTGACCGGCTCCCAGGGCAACTGGCAGCTGACCGTCGGAGGCCAGCCGTACACGGTCAAGGGACTCACCTGGGGCCCGTCCGTAGCGGACGCCCCCAGGTACCTGCCCGATGTGAAGTCCATGGGTGTCAACACCATCCGTACGTGGGGCACCGACGGCTCCACCAAGCCGCTCCTCGACACCGCGGCAGCCCAGGGCATCCGGGTCATCAACGGCTTCTGGCTCCAGCCCGGCGGAGGGCCCGGCGCCGGAGGGTGCGTCAACTACGTCACTGACGCGACGTACAAGAGCAACATGCTCACCGAGTTCGCCAAGTGGGTCGACGCGTACAGGACCCACCCGGCGACCCTGATGTGGAACGTCGGCAACGAGTCCGTCCTCGGCCTGCAGAACTGCTACAGCGGCACCGAACTGGAGGCGCAGCGCAACGCCTACACCTCGTTCGTGAACGACGTCGCCAAGAAGATCCACACCATCGACCCGGACCACCCCGTCACCTCGACCGATGCCTGGACCGGCGCCTGGCCGTACTACAAGCGGAACGCCCCGGACCTCGACCTGTACTCGATGAACTCCTACGGCAACCTGTGCAAGGTGCGCCAGGACTGGACCGACGGCGGCTACACGAAGCCCTACATCATCACCGAGACCGGTCCGGCCGGGGAGTGGGAGGTTCCCGACGACGCCAACGGCATTCCGGACGAGCCGACCGATGTCCAGAAGGCCGACGGCTACACGAAGGCGTGGGGCTGCATCACCGGCCACCAGGGCGTCGCTCTCGGCGCGACAATGTTCCACTACGGCGTGGAGCACGACTTCGGCGGCATCTGGTTCAACCTGGTGCCCGACGGCTTGAAGCGGCTGTCGTACTACGCGGTCAAGAAGGCGTACGCCGGTTCCACCGCGGGCAACAACACCCCGCCGGTCATCACGAACATGGCCGTGACTCCGGCCACCGCGGCCCCCGCCGGCCGTGAGTTCACCGTGCGCGCCGACATCCGCGACCCCGACGGCGACCCGGTCACTCCCAGGATCTTCCTCAGCGGAAACTACGCCGACGGCGACAAGCGGCTCGTCGAGGCGCAGTGGCGCTCCACCGGCAACGGCACCTTCGCCGTGACCGCCCCCGACAAGCTGGGTGTCTGGAAGGTCTACATCCAGGCCGAGGACGGCCACGGCAACGCCGGGATCGAGACCAAGTCCGTCAAGGTGGTCGCACCACCCGTGGCCGGGACCAACGTCGCCCTTAACCGGCCCACCACCGCTTCCTCCTACCAGACCCAGTACGGCGACTGCCCCTGCGCGCCCGCTCTGGCCACGGACGGCAACGCCACCACACGGTGGGCCAGCGACTGGAGCGACCCGCAGTGGATCCAGGTGGACCTCGGCGCGGCCAAGGCCATCCGCACGCTGCAACTCGTGTGGGACCCCGCCTACGCCAAGTCCTATGAGGTGCAGGTCTCCGACGACGCCACCACCTGGCGCCCGGTCTACTCCACGACGGTCGGCGACGGGGACATCGACACGATCAACCTCTCCGCCACCGCGCGTCACGTCCGCCTCCAGCTGACGGCCCGGGGCACCGGATGGGGCTACTCCCTCCACGAGTTCGGCGTCTACAGCTGA